In the genome of Drosophila pseudoobscura strain MV-25-SWS-2005 chromosome 3, UCI_Dpse_MV25, whole genome shotgun sequence, one region contains:
- the Vha100-3 gene encoding V-type proton ATPase 116 kDa subunit a, producing the protein MAKAFFRSEEMELCQLLLHTENAFDCLMELGHHGGLQFNNVYDEDCQLNGMYTKKVSLCNELIRITTSLQQQMVELQIKVYFYPDVDLEHRLRERDLKEYGERLRRLHVETSAVMEHYQALDRRRYRMIEHRYAINKADKYFASDQGSELLYTESTLMSLIKDATDEGPAHRQLNYMIGSIRADKFESFELLCYRLFGFNLVVRFAEIPTLMVDYYGHRVEKVRKFSLLLLTNSTLIWPKVTRLCHAYHVTIYECPETSTLRMAKVDELSSEITSLERILEESQRIRIQILEVTARDLYLLRVNLSKAVMVYDLLNRLRPVGGLQHHKYLQAECFVPVSELEDVRGALTKGTRMKGGADRQEEEQLEQELDPDDEPKLSPPKQGTEEESHAPVLLKKNRQSSHIPPTYFRLNKFTQGFQNLIDSYGISDYREINPAPYTIITFPFLFAVMFGDFGHGILVTLFALLLIWKEKNIAESQQAAKEENEILNILFAGRYIVLLMGLFSIYMGLIYNDALSKSLNLFGSSWSCRYNSSTLDHMSGQLNLDPSDGNFFSGDPYPFGVDPVWKVCGEDSITTFNSLKMKLAIILGIAQMMFGLSLSAVNCLILDRRADLFLVVVPQFIFMICLFCYLVFLIFLKWLLYGGLKSAPYNTACAPSVLITFIDMMLMKNTQLDDPQCKNEMFKGERLLEYVLVCVAFLAVPVLLAGKPIYLQRRQKKLKKERQERDMSELKQDGRETLNEMRSSRRYSFDSQEDVVNERRASKTDHPRADHAEEFDLSEIWIHSGIHTIETVLGSVSHTASYLRLWALSLAHDQLSHVLWHMVLSKGLKSSSPLYVSVPMLACSFLFWAVLTVAILVGMEGLSAFLHTLRLHWVEFQSKFYSGSGEPFRPFKFAASSQRT; encoded by the coding sequence ATGGCCAAAGCGTTTTTCCGCAGCGAGGAAATGGAGCTgtgccagctgctgctgcacacgGAGAACGCCTTCGACTGCCTCATGGAGCTGGGCCACCACGGGGGCCTGCAGTTCAACAACGTCTACGACGAGGATTGCCAGCTGAACGGGATGTACACCAAGAAGGTGTCGCTGTGCAACGAGCTGATCCGCATCACGACCagtctgcagcagcagatggtGGAGCTGCAGATCAAAGTGTACTTCTATCCGGACGTGGACCTGGAGCACCGGCTGCGCGAGCGGGACCTCAAGGAGTACGGCGagcggctgcggcggctgcaCGTGGAGACCAGTGCCGTCATGGAGCACTACCAGGCCCTGGATCGTCGCCGCTACCGGATGATCGAGCACCGATACGCGATCAACAAGGCCGACAAGTACTTCGCCAGCGATCAGGGCAGCGAGCTGCTCTACACGGAGAGCACGCTGATGTCCCTGATCAAGGACGCCACCGACGAGGGTCCGGCCCACCGGCAGCTCAACTATATGATCGGCAGCATACGGGCGGACAAGTTCGAGAGCTTCGAGCTGCTGTGCTACCGCCTGTTCGGGTTCAATCTGGTGGTGCGCTTCGCGGAGATCCCCACGCTGATGGTGGACTACTATGGCCACCGGGTGGAGAAGGTGCGCAAgttctcgctgctgctgctcaccAACTCGACCCTGATCTGGCCAAAGGTCACCAGGCTCTGTCACGCCTACCACGTGACCATCTACGAGTGCCCCGAGACGAGCACGCTGCGCATGGCGAAGGTCGACGAGCTGAGCTCGGAGATCACCAGCCTGGAGCGGATCCTCGAGGAGTCGCAGCGCATTCGCATACAGATCCTGGAGGTGACCGCCCGGGATCTGTATCTGTTGCGCGTGAATCTGAGCAAGGCCGTGATGGTCTACGATCTGCTGAATCGCCTGCGGCCGGTGGGGGGCCTGCAGCATCACAAGTATCTGCAGGCCGAGTGCTTTGTGCCCGTCTCGGAGCTCGAGGATGTACGCGGGGCCCTGACGAAGGGAACGCGGATGAAGGGCGGCGCGGAtaggcaggaggaggagcagctagAGCAGGAACTCGATCCGGATGATGAGCCGAAACTGAGTCCCCCCAAACAGGGCACCGAGGAGGAGTCGCATGCCCCCGTGCTGCTCAAGAAGAACCGCCAATCCAGCCACATTCCGCCCACCTACTTTCGGCTGAACAAGTTCACGCAGGGATTCCAGAACCTGATCGACTCGTACGGCATCTCGGACTACAGGGAGATCAATCCGGCACCGTACACGATCATCACGTTTCCGTTTCTGTTCGCCGTGATGTTCGGCGACTTTGGCCACGGCATCCTGGTGACCCTGTTCGCCCTCCTGCTGATCTGGAAGGAGAAGAACATCGCGGAGAGCCAGCAGGCCGCCAAGGAGGAGAACGAGATACTCAACATCCTCTTCGCCGGACGCTACATAGTCCTGCTGATGGGCCTGTTCTCCATCTACATGGGCCTGATCTACAACGACGCTCTGTCCAAGTCGCTCAACTTGTTCGGCTCCAGCTGGAGCTGCCGCTACAACTCCTCGACGCTGGACCACATGAGCGGGCAGCTCAATCTGGATCCATCGGATGGCAACTTCTTCTCGGGCGATCCCTATCCCTTTGGCGTCGATCCGGTGTGGAAGGTGTGCGGCGAGGACTCGATCACCACCTTCAACTCGCTGAAAATGAAGCTGGCCATCATCTTGGGCATTGCCCAGATGATGTTCGGCCTCTCGCTGTCGGCCGTCAACTGTCTCATCCTCGACCGGAGGGCAGATCTCTTCCTGGTCGTTGTGCCGCAGTTCATCTTCATGATCTGCCTCTTTTGCTACCTCGTCTTCCTCATCTTCCTCAAGTGGCTGCTGTACGGGGGCCTGAAGAGTGCCCCCTACAACACGGCCTGTGCCCCGTCCGTGCTGATCACCTTCATCGACATGATGCTGATGAAGAACACCCAGCTGGACGATCCGCAGTGCAAAAACGAGATGTTCAAGGGCGAACGTCTGCTCGAGTATgtccttgtgtgtgtggccttCCTGGCGGTGCCCGTTCTGCTGGCCGGCAAGCCCATCTATCTGCAGCGGCGCCAGAAGAAGCTGAAGAAGGAGCGCCAGGAGCGCGACATGAGCGAACTGAAGCAGGATGGCCGCGAGACCCTCAATGAGATGCGCTCCTCGCGGCGCTACTCCTTCGACTCCCAGGAGGACGTCGTCAACGAGAGGCGCGCCTCCAAGACGGACCATCCCAGGGCCGACCATGCCGAGGAGTTTGATCTGTCCGAGATCTGGATCCACTCGGGCATACACACCATCGAGACGGTCCTGGGCTCCGTTTCGCACACGGCCTCCTATCTGCGCCTGTGGGCCCTCTCCCTGGCCCACGATCAGCTGTCCCATGTGCTGTGGCACATGGTCCTAAGCAAGGGTCTGAAGAGCAGCTCCCCCCTCTACGTGTCCGTGCCGATGCTGGCCTGCTCCTTCCTGTTCTGGGCCGTGCTCACCGTGGCCATTCTGGTGGGCATGGAGGGGCTGTCCGCCTTCCTGCACACGCTCCGCCTCCACTGGGTGGAGTTCCAGTCGAAGTTCTACAGCGGCTCCGGCGAACCCTTTCGCCCCTTCAAGTTTGCGGCCTCCAGCCAAAGGACCTAG